GTGACCGAGCCGAGGTCGACCTGGATCCACTCCTCGTCGTCCCAGTCGCTGGACCAGCGGGTGCCCTGGTCGCCGTCGAACGCCTGCTTCGGCGTGAAGTCGCCGTTCCACGGGTCGAAGCTCGACGCGCTCGCCGGCTTGCCGAGCGCGACGTTCGTGCCGGCGACCTCGGGGGCGACGACGCGGATCGACCGCGTCTCGACGCCCACGTTGCCCTGGCCGTCCTCGGCCCAGACGTACACCTTCCACACGCCGAGGCGCTGCGGGGCGGTCATCCGGAGCGTGCCGGGCGACGGCTCGGTGTGCTCGGTCCAGGCCAGCCCGCCGGAGCCGTCGATGTACTTGCTGTTGAAGAACGGCACGTACGTGATCGGGTCGCCGTCGGGGTCGACGACGTCCATGTCGACGGTGATCGTCGAGCCCGCCTCCACGGAGGTGACGTCGCCCTCGATCGTCATGTCCCGGATCTGCGGCGGGGTGTTCATCGCCGCGATGTCCTGCCCCCACGTCTTGGCGAGCGCGTAGTAGCCGAGGCGCTTGTTGCCGCCGGGGACGACGTTGAACCAGACGCCGCCGAAGTCGCCCTCGGTGCCGTAGTGGAAGAACGTGGCGCCCAGGCCCTTGTCCTCGTGCTCCATGATGCACTTCCAGGAGTCGACGTAGGCGGCGCCCTTGGCCACGTCGGACGGCTCGTCGGGGACGCCGTTGACGTCGTCGGGCACCTCCCACTCACCGTCGGCGCCACCCTCGGTGACGATGTAGGGCCGGTCGTAGCCGCCCGCCTCCCAGAAGTCGGCGATGTTGCACACGTCGCCGTAGGAGTTGATCTGGAGCAGGTCCAGGTCCGGGGAGTTGGCCTCGTAGTAGGGCCAGGCGCCGCTCCACGCGTCCGTGGAGCTCACCGGGTGGTCGGGGTCGATGGCGTGGATGGCGACCGACATGTCGTTGACGAACTGCGTGTAGGCGGTGCGCTCGGCCTCGAGCTCGGCACCCGAGTAGCAGTTCTGCAGGCCGAGGATGGACTCGTTGCCCACCGACCACATGAGGACGCCCGGGTGGCTCTTGTACGCCTCGACCTGGGCGAGGATGTGCGCCCGGGTCTCCGCCTCGTAGGCGGTGGCCCCCTGGTAGGAGACGCAGCCACCGGAGCCGGGCCCGCCGCCGGGCACGAGCCAGAAGCCCATGATGACGCGGATGCCGTGCTCGGCCGCGGAGTCGAGCAGCGTCACCGTGTCCGGCCCGGTGCCCCAGGTGCGGGTCGTGTTGGCGCCCATGGCCGCGAGGCCGGGCATGTAGGTGTCGGCCTCCGCGAACGACGGGCCCCAGGTCAGGCCGCGCACGGTGTACGGCTCGCCGTCCACCTCGAGGCGCCAGCCCTCGCCGTGCTCGACGACCTCGACGTGGCTCGCCGACGTGATCGGTCCGGTCGTGCCGGCCCAGCCGGGGTTGACGTAGTCCGGGTAGGGGTCGGTCGGGTCCGTCGGGTCGGTCGGGTCCGTGGGGTCGGTCGGGTCGGTCGCGCCGTCCCCGAGGTGCACCGCCAGCTCCCACACGGAGTAGCCGTAGCCGGTGCCGCGCTCGACGCCCTGGAGGCGCACGTAGCGGCCCGAGCCGTCCACCGCGAGCGAGTCCGTCCCACCGTCGCCGTCCGTCACCGTGCGCAGCGTGGTCCACGACGACCCGTCGTCCGACACCTGGATCTCGTAGCCCTTGCCGTACGCGCCCTCCCAGACGACGTCGACGCCGCAGACGTCCTGCACCGCGCCGAGGTCGACCTGGAGCCACTGGGCGTCGCTCGCCGCGCTCGACCAGCGGGTGCTGGTGCTGCCGTCGACCGCCGCGGAGGCCGGGTAGTAGTCGGGCGCCTCGGACGACGACGCGGTGGCCGGGCGGCCGAGCGCGGCGTTGTCGTCCGCGCACGTGCCCGGTGCCGGGTCCTGCCCGCCGGGCGTCGACGTGCCGGGCGTGCCGTACACCTCGAGCTCCCACAGCGAGTAGCCGTAGCCCGTGCCACGGTCCACGCCCTGGAGGCGCACGTAGCGGCCGGTCGCGTCGAGGTCGACGGTGTCGCCCCCGCCGTCGCCGTCCGTCACGGACGCCGCGGTGGTCCACGACGCGCCGTCGTCGGACACCTGGACGTCGTAGGCGCTGCCGTAGGCGGACTCCCACGCGAGGTCGAGGCGGTCGAGGGTCGCGACGGCGCCCAGGTCGACCTGGATCCACTGGTCGTCGGTGGCCTGGCTGGCCCACCGGGTGCCCTGGTCGCCGTCGACGGCGGCGCGGGCGGGCGTGTAGTCGGCGTTCTCCACCGACGACGCCAGGACGGGTGCGCCGCGGGAGAGCAGCGCGGGTTCGGCGGCGGCCGCGGGGACCGCGAGCGCGGCACCTCCCACGGCGACCGCGGTGGCGGCCGCGAGCAGCGGCCTGCGTGGGCTTGCGTTCATCGTGTCCTGCCTTCCGCATGGCGGGCGGTTCCTCGGTGAGCCGCCCGGTGTCGACCTCGTCGTCGGTGCTGCGTGGCCGGCGACACTCTGGGAGAGCGCTCTATCACCGGCGTGACGCAGTATGCGCACACCTCACCGACACGTGTCAACGGGGGGTGATGTTCCGGACGGGCGCAACGGGAGAGCGCTCCATCCTTGGTACGGTCCCCTCATGTCCGCGAACCGTGCGCCCACCCTCGAGGACGTCGCGCGCGTCGCCGGGGTCTCCCGCGCCACCGTCTCCCGCGTCGTCAACCAGGAACGACGCGTCGCCCCCGCCATCCAGGAGAAGGTCCACGCGGCCATCACCGCCACCGGCTACGTGCCCAACCGCGCCGCCCGCTCCCTGGTCACCCGCCGCTCCGGCGCCGTCGCCGTCGTCGTCGCCGGGTCCGCCCCCGACGACGGCCCCGACCGCGTCGCCGAGATGCTCGCCGACCCCTTCTTCGGCCGCGTCGCCGGCGGCGCCGTCCGCGCCCTGCGACCCCGCGACGTCCACCCCGTCCTCATGCTCGCCGACGACGCCGACGCGCGCCGCCAGGTCCTCGGGTTCGTGGGCGGCGGGCACGTCGACGGCGCGCTGCTCGTCTCCACCGACGGCAACGACCCGCTCGCCGCCGCGCTGCACGCCACCGGGCGCCCCCTCGTCGTGTTCGCCCGGCCCCCCGAGGACCTCCCCGTCAGCTGGGTCGACGTCGCCAACGCCGACGGCGGCGCGCTCGCCGCCGGCCGGCTGCTCGACCGCGGGCGACGCCGTCTCGGGGTCCTCGGCGTCGCGCCCGAGCTCGCCGTGCACGCCGCCGACCAGCGCACCGCCGGGTTCACCGCCGCCGCCGAGCAGGGCGGGGCGCACGTGGTCACCGAGGCGTCCGGGGAGTTCACCGTGGCCAGCGGCGCCGCCGCCGCGGCACGCCTGCTCGACCGCGCCCCCGACCTCGACGGCCTGTTCGCCGCCAACGACCTCATGGCCCTCGGGGCGCTGCAGGTGCTGCACGCCCGCGGGCTGCGCGTGCCCGACGACGTCGCCGTCGTCGGGTTCGACGACAGCCCCGTCGCGTCCATCAGCGCCCCCGCGCTCACCACCGTGCGCCAGCCCGTCGAGGCGATGGCCCGCGCCATGGCCGAGATGCTGCTGCGCGCCGTCGACGGCGACGACACCGCACCCCGCTCCGAGGTGTTCGCCCCCGCCCTCGTGGTCCGCGCGTCCGCGTAGACGGACGCGCGACGCAGTCTCACCCCGGAGTAGCCTTCGGCCATGACCGCCGTCCGGACGCACACCCACGCCCAGGCCGTCGACGCCGCCGTCGAGCTGTTCTCCCGCCAGGGGTACGAGAACACCACGGTCGAGGAGATCGCCGACGCCGCCCAGGTCAGCCGTGCCACGTTCTTCCGCCGGTACCGCTCCAAGGAGGACGTGGTCTTCGCCGACCACGAGCTGCTGCTGGAGGAGGTCGTCGTCATGCTCGCCGCGACCCGCCCCGAGGCGCGCGCCAGCGAGGAGGCGAACCGCAGCCGGGAGTCCGCGTGGGACCCCGCCGTCGACCCGTACCTGGAGGTCTGCCGGGCGGCGCGCCTCGTGTTCGACCACCACGTCGGCCAGCGGGAGACGTCGCTCGCCCGGCACCGCCTGCTCCAGCAGGTCCCCGCGCTGCGCGACCGCGAGCTCGTCACGACCCACCGCTACGAGCGGGCGTTCACCGCCTACCTGCGCGACACGCTGCCGCCGGACCGCTCCCTGAGCACCATGTCGATCTCGTTCGCCGCGTCCGTCGTGGCCGTCCACAACGCGGTCCTGCGGCGCTGGCTGCGCAACCCGCACCTCGACCTGCGCCCCGACCTCGAGGAGGCGTTCGCCGACCTGCGCCGCGCCGCCGCCGCACCCAGCGGCGCCGCGAACGAGCCGGCGCCCAGCGGGAAGCGGGTCGTCGTGACCGTGCTGGAGGCGGGCGCCCGCCCGGAGGACGTCGCCCGCGCCGTCCGCGACGTCCTGTCCTGACCACCTGACCCGCACGCCTGACCCGGGGGGCATCCGATGATCGACTGGCTCTTGAACGCGACGTTCACCATCGGCGGCTCCGAGCTGTTGTGGCGCGAGGTCATCGGCAACGGCTTCGGCCTGGCGTCCGCGCTCGGCGGCATGCGCCGCAAGGTGTGGGCGTGGCCCGTCGGCATCGTCGGGAACGTCCTGCTGTTCACCGTGTTCCTCGGCTCCTGGTTCGGCTCCGAGGGCCGCCCCGACATGCTCGGGCAGGCCGGCCGCCAGGTCATGTTCGTCGCCGTGTCCGTGTACGGGTGGATGCGCTGGCGCGAGACCCGCAAGCAGGCCCTCGAGGTCCGCGCCGACGGCAAGGTGCCGTCGTCCGACGCGGAGGGCGTGCACCCGCAGTGGGCCACGTGGCCGCAGCGGGCGTTCCTCGTCGGCGCCCTGGTGGTGGGCACGCTCGCCCTCACCCCGCTGTTCAAGGCGCTCGGCTCCTACGAGCCCGTCTGGGCGGACGCCTGGATCTTCATGGGGTCCCTGCTCGCCACCTACGGCATGGCCCGCGGCTGGGTCGAGTTCTGGCTCATCTGGGTCGCCGTGGACATCGTCGGCGTCCCCCTGCTGTGGTCGGCCGAGTACTACGCCACGGCGCTCATGTACGTGTTCTACGGCGCGTTCACCCTCGTCGGGTTCTTCGTGTGGTGGCGGGTCAACCGCCGCGAACGGCTCTCCGCGGCCTGACACGGCGACGGGCGCCGCCCCCTCCGGGTGGGAGGGGACGGCGCCCGCGAGGTGCGGCCCGCCGGGGCTGGTGGACCCGGCGGTGCGCACGGTCTGCGGCGTCGACCCACGCCGTCAGTCTGTGGTGGAGCGGTGGCCGCTCAGGCGAACGAGGAGAACCCGGTGATGTCGCGGCCCACGATGAGCGCGTTCATCGACTCGGTGCCCTCGTAGGTGTGGATGGCCTCGATGTCGGCGAAGTGCCGGGCGACGCGGTTGCCGAGCAGGATGCCGTTGCCGCCGAGCATGTCGCGGGCGATCTGGGCGACCTCGCGGGCGCCGCGGGTGCACGTGTACTTCGCGAGCGACGCCTGCTCGCCGGTGAGGGTGCCGGCGTCGGCGAGCTCGGTGAGGCGCGCCACGAGGAGCTGCATCTGCGTGATGGTGGAGAGCATGCGGGTGAGGCGCTCCTGGACCATCTGCTGCGCGGCGAGCGGCTTGCCGAACTGGATGCGCTGCTTGGCGTACGCCACGGCCGACTCGTAGCAGGCGATGGCGTGCCCGACGGCGGACCACGCCACGGTGAGGCGGGTCGCGAACAGCACGGCGGCGGTCGCCTTGAAGGAGGTGGCGCCGGGCAGGGCGGCGTCCGCGGGGACGAACACGTCGTCGAGGACGATGTGCGCCTGCCA
This Isoptericola jiangsuensis DNA region includes the following protein-coding sequences:
- a CDS encoding discoidin domain-containing protein, translating into MNASPRRPLLAAATAVAVGGAALAVPAAAAEPALLSRGAPVLASSVENADYTPARAAVDGDQGTRWASQATDDQWIQVDLGAVATLDRLDLAWESAYGSAYDVQVSDDGASWTTAASVTDGDGGGDTVDLDATGRYVRLQGVDRGTGYGYSLWELEVYGTPGTSTPGGQDPAPGTCADDNAALGRPATASSSEAPDYYPASAAVDGSTSTRWSSAASDAQWLQVDLGAVQDVCGVDVVWEGAYGKGYEIQVSDDGSSWTTLRTVTDGDGGTDSLAVDGSGRYVRLQGVERGTGYGYSVWELAVHLGDGATDPTDPTDPTDPTDPTDPYPDYVNPGWAGTTGPITSASHVEVVEHGEGWRLEVDGEPYTVRGLTWGPSFAEADTYMPGLAAMGANTTRTWGTGPDTVTLLDSAAEHGIRVIMGFWLVPGGGPGSGGCVSYQGATAYEAETRAHILAQVEAYKSHPGVLMWSVGNESILGLQNCYSGAELEAERTAYTQFVNDMSVAIHAIDPDHPVSSTDAWSGAWPYYEANSPDLDLLQINSYGDVCNIADFWEAGGYDRPYIVTEGGADGEWEVPDDVNGVPDEPSDVAKGAAYVDSWKCIMEHEDKGLGATFFHYGTEGDFGGVWFNVVPGGNKRLGYYALAKTWGQDIAAMNTPPQIRDMTIEGDVTSVEAGSTITVDMDVVDPDGDPITYVPFFNSKYIDGSGGLAWTEHTEPSPGTLRMTAPQRLGVWKVYVWAEDGQGNVGVETRSIRVVAPEVAGTNVALGKPASASSFDPWNGDFTPKQAFDGDQGTRWSSDWDDEEWIQVDLGSVTSFDHVQLVWETAFALAYDIQVSDDGQSWTTVRSVTDGDGGVDSLDASGTGRYVRLALHDRGTAWGYSLYEMGVYAS
- a CDS encoding LacI family DNA-binding transcriptional regulator; amino-acid sequence: MSANRAPTLEDVARVAGVSRATVSRVVNQERRVAPAIQEKVHAAITATGYVPNRAARSLVTRRSGAVAVVVAGSAPDDGPDRVAEMLADPFFGRVAGGAVRALRPRDVHPVLMLADDADARRQVLGFVGGGHVDGALLVSTDGNDPLAAALHATGRPLVVFARPPEDLPVSWVDVANADGGALAAGRLLDRGRRRLGVLGVAPELAVHAADQRTAGFTAAAEQGGAHVVTEASGEFTVASGAAAAARLLDRAPDLDGLFAANDLMALGALQVLHARGLRVPDDVAVVGFDDSPVASISAPALTTVRQPVEAMARAMAEMLLRAVDGDDTAPRSEVFAPALVVRASA
- a CDS encoding TetR/AcrR family transcriptional regulator, with translation MTAVRTHTHAQAVDAAVELFSRQGYENTTVEEIADAAQVSRATFFRRYRSKEDVVFADHELLLEEVVVMLAATRPEARASEEANRSRESAWDPAVDPYLEVCRAARLVFDHHVGQRETSLARHRLLQQVPALRDRELVTTHRYERAFTAYLRDTLPPDRSLSTMSISFAASVVAVHNAVLRRWLRNPHLDLRPDLEEAFADLRRAAAAPSGAANEPAPSGKRVVVTVLEAGARPEDVARAVRDVLS
- the pnuC gene encoding nicotinamide riboside transporter PnuC, with the translated sequence MIDWLLNATFTIGGSELLWREVIGNGFGLASALGGMRRKVWAWPVGIVGNVLLFTVFLGSWFGSEGRPDMLGQAGRQVMFVAVSVYGWMRWRETRKQALEVRADGKVPSSDAEGVHPQWATWPQRAFLVGALVVGTLALTPLFKALGSYEPVWADAWIFMGSLLATYGMARGWVEFWLIWVAVDIVGVPLLWSAEYYATALMYVFYGAFTLVGFFVWWRVNRRERLSAA